The Indicator indicator isolate 239-I01 chromosome 18, UM_Iind_1.1, whole genome shotgun sequence genome includes a region encoding these proteins:
- the SPRY4 gene encoding protein sprouty homolog 4: MEPRVPHNITVVPSSTMVQPLLDSRIPYGRLQHPLPILPIDQMKTTHMENDYTDNPTASQLAAQKLPRAPHELPLTNQHVQRCEQDVTHPWISFSGRPSSISSSSSTSSDQRLLDHMAPAPVAEQSSPRAVRIQPKVINCKPLDLKEPVSQELDKHFLLCEACGKCKCKECALPRTLPSCWVCNQGCLCSAQNLVNYSTCMCLVKGIFYHCTNEDDEGTCADHPCSCSHSNCCARWSFMSALSLVLPCLLCYLPATGCVKLSQRCYDQVSRPGCRCKNTNSVICKALPESKGSRSEKPF, from the coding sequence ATGGAGCCCCGGGTTCCCCACAACATCACCGTTGTCCCCAGCTCCACCATGGTCCAGCCCCTGCTGGACAGTCGGATCCCCTACGGGAGGCTGCAGCATCCCCTCCCCATCCTGCCCATCGACCAGATGAAGACAACTCACATGGAGAACGATTACACTGACAACCCCACCGCTTcccagctggcagcccagaagcttCCCCGAGCCCCCCATGAACTGCCTTTGACCAACCAGCATGTCCAGCGCTGCGAGCAGGATGTCACCCACCCCTGGATTTCCTTCAGTGGGcgccccagctccatcagcagcagcagcagcacatcttcAGACCAAAGGCTCCTGGACCACATGGCCCCAGCGCCCGTGGCGGAGCAGTCCTCCCCCAGAGCGGTCCGCATCCAGCCCAAGGTGATCAACTGCAAGCCCCTGGACCTGAAGGAACCTGTGTCTCAGGAACTGGACAAGCACTTTCTGCTGTGTGAAGCCTGTGGGAAGTGCAAGTGCAAGGAGTGTGCGCTGCCCAGGACTCTCCCTTCGTGCTGGGTGTGCAACCAAGGGTGCCTCTGCTCGGCACAGAACCTGGTCAACTACTCCACCTGCATGTGTCTCGTCAAGGGCATCTTCTACCACTGCACCAACGAGGATGATGAGGGCACGTGTGCTGAccacccctgctcctgctcccactCAAACTGCTGTGCCCGCTGGTCCTTCATGAGTGCCCTCTCCCTGGTGCTCCCCTGCTTGCTCTGCTACCTGCCCGCCACCGGCTGCGTCAAGCTGTCCCAGAGATGCTACGACCAAGTGAGCAGGCCCGGATGCAGATGCAAAAACACAaacagtgtcatctgcaaggcTCTGCCAGAGAGCAAAGGGAGCAGGTCAGAAAAGCCCTTTTGA